TACTACTCACGTTAATAAGTGCTATCGTGGTCTTACTATTAGACCGCAACATATCCGAACAATTCTTAAGAAACGTTCTTCGTTTCTGGATTGTTCGGATTTTCTTTTAATCTAAATTGTTGAAAGGAATGATTCTATGATACATAAATTTGAATGTACTGCTAAGTTTGATGGTGGTTATCATGGTATTGGCTCAATTGACAACAGAAATTTGAAAACAGCTATTTCTATTCCTAAAGAAATGGATGGTCCCGATGTAGGAACTAATCCTGATGAACTGCTGCTTAGTGCAGCTATTACATGTTTTACCATCACCTTAAGTTCATTTCTGCATAAAAATAATATTCCTGTATCGATTGACTATATCAATGCAGAAGGATTTGTAGAGAAAGAACGTGGTCAGCTATATTATCGAGCTATACATTACAATGTTTATCTCAAAACAGATGATCAAATTGATGATAAGAAACTTATACGATATGTGAATAAAGCTGAACAGCACTGTATGATCACGCGTGCACTTAAAGGCAATGTAACCATTAATATCGAAAATATTTTTTTAAATAATAATATATTGAAATAATAATTATTTATTCTAATATATTTTTTTCCAAGTATCTGTTATTGTATATTAAATATTATAATATGCTCGAATGAATTATGCAGTATCAATGATGATAACGTTTACAATGAA
Above is a window of Macrococcoides canis DNA encoding:
- a CDS encoding OsmC family protein, with the protein product MIHKFECTAKFDGGYHGIGSIDNRNLKTAISIPKEMDGPDVGTNPDELLLSAAITCFTITLSSFLHKNNIPVSIDYINAEGFVEKERGQLYYRAIHYNVYLKTDDQIDDKKLIRYVNKAEQHCMITRALKGNVTINIENIFLNNNILK